From Streptomyces yatensis, one genomic window encodes:
- a CDS encoding MarR family winged helix-turn-helix transcriptional regulator codes for MPDRRLERLERELMLVARCSVLTPRERKGQATEAQDSPAQPNTGPTPKEPHPDRCTDEPCAVPTRLDRSGYLLLSRLDAEGAMSIGQLADAFQLDVSTVNRQTGALLRAGLVERIPDPDGGLARKLRITPQGADRMAAERTCRQTDLSRLLESWPSDEVARLEDILTRFNREVERQEGRAWPREPGEA; via the coding sequence GTGCCGGATCGGCGGCTGGAGCGGCTGGAGCGCGAGCTCATGCTGGTGGCCAGGTGTTCAGTGCTGACACCTCGCGAACGGAAGGGCCAGGCCACGGAGGCCCAGGACTCCCCGGCGCAGCCGAACACCGGCCCGACCCCCAAGGAGCCCCACCCGGATCGCTGCACCGACGAGCCCTGCGCCGTCCCCACCCGCCTGGACCGCTCCGGCTATCTGCTCCTCTCCCGCCTCGACGCCGAGGGCGCGATGTCCATCGGCCAGCTGGCCGACGCGTTCCAGCTGGACGTCTCGACCGTCAACCGCCAGACCGGTGCCCTGCTCCGGGCCGGTCTCGTCGAACGCATCCCGGACCCCGACGGCGGCCTGGCCCGCAAGCTCCGCATCACCCCGCAGGGCGCCGACCGCATGGCGGCGGAACGGACGTGCCGGCAGACCGACCTGTCTCGGCTGCTGGAGTCGTGGCCCTCCGACGAGGTGGCCCGCCTCGAGGACATCCTCACCCGCTTCAACCGCGAGGTGGAGCGCCAGGAGGGCCGGGCCTGGCCCCGCGAGCCGGGCGAGGCGTGA
- a CDS encoding DUF427 domain-containing protein — MTTPASHPKTTGTGGHRVDVERGSQHVTVTIDGRVVAESSRPLLVHETGLPVRYYLPPEDVDLTLFQPTDSHTTCPFKGEAAYWTYRGAAGDEAEPRPDVVWAYPQPIEKVAEIKDHLSFYDEVAKIEISE; from the coding sequence ATGACCACCCCCGCTTCCCACCCCAAGACCACCGGCACCGGCGGACACCGCGTAGACGTGGAGCGCGGCTCCCAGCACGTCACGGTCACGATCGACGGCCGCGTCGTCGCGGAGTCGTCCCGCCCCCTGCTCGTCCACGAGACGGGTCTTCCCGTCCGCTACTACCTCCCCCCGGAGGACGTGGACCTGACCCTCTTCCAGCCGACCGACTCCCACACCACCTGCCCCTTCAAGGGCGAGGCCGCGTACTGGACCTACCGCGGCGCGGCAGGCGATGAGGCGGAGCCCCGGCCGGACGTGGTGTGGGCGTACCCGCAGCCGATCGAGAAGGTGGCGGAGATCAAGGACCATCTGTCGTTCTACGACGAGGTGGCAAAGATCGAGATCTCGGAGTAA
- a CDS encoding lytic polysaccharide monooxygenase auxiliary activity family 9 protein, with product MLCHERGNSLRWASRALGLLAAALLCLIPWSTTASAHGSVVDPASRNYGCWLRWGDDFQNPEMAKLDPMCWQAWQDNPNAMWNWNGLYRNGSAGNFPAVIPDGQLCSGGHTEGGRYNSLDTPGAWQTTNIGGKFTVKLYDQASHGADYFKVYVSRQGYDPTTQPLKWSDLQLVTTTGKYAPSQNYAIDVSTSGYTGRHVVYTIWQASHMDQTYFLCSDVNFG from the coding sequence ATGCTTTGTCATGAACGCGGCAATTCCTTACGTTGGGCGTCTCGCGCCCTTGGTCTGCTAGCCGCGGCGCTGCTGTGCCTGATCCCGTGGTCCACCACCGCGAGCGCCCATGGGTCGGTCGTAGACCCGGCCTCCCGCAACTACGGCTGCTGGCTGCGCTGGGGCGACGACTTCCAGAACCCTGAGATGGCGAAGTTGGACCCCATGTGCTGGCAGGCCTGGCAGGACAACCCGAACGCCATGTGGAACTGGAACGGGCTGTACCGCAACGGCTCCGCCGGCAACTTCCCGGCGGTGATCCCCGACGGGCAACTGTGCAGCGGTGGCCACACCGAGGGCGGCCGCTACAACTCGCTGGACACGCCGGGCGCCTGGCAGACGACGAACATCGGCGGCAAGTTCACCGTCAAGCTGTACGACCAGGCCAGCCACGGTGCGGACTACTTCAAGGTGTATGTGTCCCGCCAGGGGTACGACCCCACCACCCAGCCGCTCAAGTGGAGTGACCTGCAACTGGTCACCACGACCGGCAAGTACGCCCCCAGCCAGAACTACGCGATCGACGTCAGCACCTCCGGCTACACCGGCCGCCACGTCGTCTACACCATCTGGCAGGCGTCGCACATGGACCAGACGTACTTCCTGTGCAGTGACGTGAACTTCGGCTGA